The following coding sequences are from one Virgibacillus necropolis window:
- a CDS encoding LysR family transcriptional regulator, with product MDIRTLQTFILAAEHENFRMVAEKMYVTQPAVTFQIRQLEKDVGSKLFIKNGRNIALTELGRLFYMEAKEMVLQYESSMEKVNRFQQGYHKTIRVAISPLLADTILPSILREYTKRYPNVEMSIQVLESNQISTVIDNGQVDIGLSCLPGTGSIKTTKFHEESVNLVCNHDGFDAESGPIIDAQELLEQTIIFTDNHPAYWNQIKEQLKTKLKSYKFMKVNQSHITKRFVLEGIGVSFLPKSIINPEIMEGRLLEVPVNFMKIPTASMFILHKYDHQIESNFVKFVSNYYFG from the coding sequence GCAGAAAAAATGTATGTCACACAACCAGCCGTTACCTTTCAAATTAGACAATTGGAGAAAGATGTAGGGAGCAAATTATTTATTAAAAATGGAAGGAATATAGCTTTAACAGAACTCGGAAGATTATTTTATATGGAAGCAAAAGAAATGGTATTACAGTATGAAAGTAGTATGGAAAAGGTAAATCGTTTTCAACAGGGCTATCATAAAACGATACGTGTAGCAATTTCACCGTTGTTAGCTGATACGATTTTACCAAGTATTTTACGTGAATATACAAAAAGATATCCAAACGTTGAAATGTCCATTCAAGTGTTAGAATCAAATCAAATTTCGACCGTAATTGATAATGGTCAGGTTGATATAGGGCTTTCCTGTTTACCTGGAACTGGCTCCATTAAAACGACTAAATTCCATGAAGAGTCTGTTAACCTTGTTTGTAATCATGATGGATTTGATGCAGAATCAGGACCTATTATTGATGCACAGGAGCTATTAGAGCAAACAATTATTTTCACAGATAACCACCCAGCATATTGGAATCAAATTAAAGAGCAACTTAAAACCAAGTTAAAGTCCTATAAGTTCATGAAAGTAAATCAATCCCACATCACCAAACGGTTTGTATTAGAGGGTATTGGAGTAAGTTTTTTGCCGAAGTCGATAATTAATCCTGAAATAATGGAAGGTCGTTTGTTAGAAGTGCCAGTTAATTTTATGAAAATACCGACCGCAAGTATGTTTATACTACATAAATATGACCACCAAATAGAAAGCAACTTTGTTAAATTTGTATCGAATTATTATTTTGGTTGA